Proteins encoded together in one Musa acuminata AAA Group cultivar baxijiao chromosome BXJ3-6, Cavendish_Baxijiao_AAA, whole genome shotgun sequence window:
- the LOC103989871 gene encoding desmethyl-deoxy-podophyllotoxin synthase, with protein MDLTSTSFLFTFLVLLVSLLLLKKNRSGRGARATLPPGPSKLPIIGSLHHLLGGLPHRSLTALSKKFGPVILLKLGEVPTLVVSSTEAAAEIMKTHDVSFASRPTNLNLQSATYGDRGVGFTSYGFHWRELRKMSIVELLSAKRVQSFRFIREEEVLNLVRSIVLLSNAGSTVNLSKKLVLLANDIGSRSVIGSKCKYQKEFIRIVMQTLEAAGGFSLADLFPSWPIIKLLSGATFKMQMLHRDMDAILNSIIQERRERKSAKQPEEEEEEEALVDVMLRVQAEGSLSFPLADEDMKAMMLDMLGGASETSAGIMEWAMSELMRNPRVMRRLQEEVRETVGEKGKVTEKDINGMNYLKLVIKETLRLHPPVPLLLPRECRETCEVLGYQIPEKTRVFVNVWALGRDPRHWDNPTEFEPERFERRNSMVDFKGTNFEFLPFGAGRRICPGMSFGLKSIELSLASLLYNFDWELPSGDEGMPQELDMSETFSITCRRKSDLCLRAIPRIPFSMT; from the exons ATGGATCTCACCAGCACCTCCTTCCTCTTCACCTTTCTCGTCCTCCTCGTTTCGCTGCTGCTACTCAAGAAGAACAGGTCCGGTCGCGGAGCTCGTGCCACACTGCCTCCCGGTCCATCTAAGCTCCCTATCATAGGCAGCTTGCACCATCTCTTGGGTGGCCTGCCGCATCGTTCCCTCACTGCCTTATCTAAGAAATTTGGCCCCGTGATACTCCTGAAGCTCGGTGAGGTCCCCACCCTCGTTGTCTCATCTACCGAAGCGGCTGCTGAGATCATGAAAACCCACGACGTCAGCTTCGCCTCTCGGCCCACTAACCTGAATCTCCAGTCCGCCACATACGGTGACAGGGGCGTCGGCTTTACCTCGTATGGATTCCACTGGAGGGAGCTGCGCAAGATGAGCATCGTGGAGCTATTGAGTGCCAAGCGAGTCCAATCTTTCCGCTTTATCCGGGAAGAGGAGGTGCTTAATCTTGTGCGGTCGATAGTCCTGTTGTCCAACGCTGGTTCCACCGTGAACCTCAGTAAGAAATTGGTGCTGTTGGCTAATGACATAGGCTCCCGGTCCGTCATCGGCAGCAAGTGCAAGTACCAGAAAGAGTTCATACGGATAGTGATGCAAACGCTGGAAGCTGCCGGAGGCTTCAGTTTGGCGGACTTATTCCCGTCATGGCCGATAATTAAACTTCTCAGTGGCGCGACTTTCAAGATGCAGATGTTACACCGTGACATGGACGCGATCCTGAATAGCATCATTCAAGAGCGCAGAGAAAGGAAGTCCGCAAAgcaaccggaggaggaggaggaggaggaggccttggTCGATGTCATGCTGAGAGTTCAAGCTGAAGGTAGCCTGTCATTCCCCTTAGCAGACGAGGACATGAAAGCCATGATGCTG GATATGCTCGGTGGGGCCAGCGAGACCTCCGCAGGAATAATGGAGTGGGCCATGTCGGAACTGATGAGGAATCCAAGAGTGATGCGGAGGTTGCAAGAGGAGGTGAGGGAGACTGTCGGAGAAAAGGGAAAGGTGACGGAGAAGGACATCAACGGAATGAACTACTTGAAACTGGTCATCAAGGAGACTCTGAGGCTGCACCCTCCTGTTCCTCTGCTGCTCCCCCGAGAGTGCCGGGAGACGTGCGAGGTTCTTGGTTACCAGATACCAGAGAAGACAAGAGTATTCGTGAACGTTTGGGCCTTGGGAAGGGATCCTCGACACTGGGACAATCCCACTGAGTTTGAGCCAGAGAGATTCGAGAGGAGGAATTCCATGGTCGACTTCAAGGGAACCAACTTTGAGTTCTTACCTTTCGGGGCAGGGAGGAGGATATGCCCAGGGATGTCATTTGGTTTGAAGAGCATAGAGCTTTCCCTGGCTAGCCTTCTCTACAACTTTGATTGGGAGCTCCCATCGGGAGATGAAGGGATGCCCCAGGAGTTGGACATGAGCGAGACCTTCTCGATTACGTGCCGGAGGAAGTCGGACCTCTGTCTACGTGCCATCCCTCGTATTCCTTTCTCCATGACCTGA
- the LOC135640890 gene encoding desmethyl-deoxy-podophyllotoxin synthase-like, whose product MDLTSTSFLFTFLVLLVSLLLLKKNRSGRGASATLPPGPSKLPIIGSLHHLLGGLPHRSLTALSKKFGPVILLKLGEVPTLVVSSTEAAAEIMKTHDVSFASRPTNLNLQSATYGDRGVGFTSYGFHWRELRKMSIVELLSAKRVQSFRFIREEEVLNLVRSIVLLSDAGSTVNLSKKLVLLANDIGSRSVIGSKCKYQKEFIRIVMQTLEAAGGFSLADLFPSWPIIKLLSGATFKMQMLHRDMDAILNSIIQERRERKSAKQPEEEEEEEALVDVMLRVQAEGSLSFPLADEDMKAMMLDMLGGASETSAGIMEWAMSELMRNPRVMRKLQEEVRETVGEKGKVTEKDINGMNYLKLVIKETLRLHPPVPLLLPRECRETCEVLGYQIPEKTRVFVNVWALGRDPRYWDSPTEFEPERFERRNSMVDFKGTNFEFLPFGAGRRICPGMSFGLKSIELSLASLLYNFDWELPSGNEGMPQELDMSETFSITCRRKSDLCLRAIPRIPFSMT is encoded by the exons ATGGATCTCACCAGCACCTCCTTCCTCTTCACCTTTCTCGTCCTCCTCGTTTCGCTGCTGCTACTCAAGAAGAACAGGTCCGGTCGCGGAGCTAGTGCCACACTGCCTCCCGGTCCATCTAAGCTCCCTATCATAGGCAGCTTGCACCATCTCTTGGGTGGCCTGCCGCATCGTTCCCTCACTGCCTTATCTAAGAAATTTGGCCCCGTGATACTCCTGAAGCTCGGTGAGGTCCCCACCCTCGTTGTCTCATCTACCGAAGCGGCTGCTGAGATCATGAAAACCCACGACGTCAGCTTCGCCTCTCGGCCCACTAACCTGAATCTCCAGTCCGCCACATACGGTGACAGGGGCGTCGGCTTTACCTCGTATGGATTCCACTGGAGGGAGCTGCGCAAGATGAGCATCGTGGAGCTATTGAGTGCCAAGCGAGTCCAATCTTTTCGCTTTATCCGGGAAGAGGAGGTGCTTAATCTTGTGCGGTCGATAGTCCTGTTGTCCGACGCTGGTTCCACCGTGAACCTCAGTAAGAAATTGGTGCTGTTGGCTAATGACATAGGCTCCCGGTCCGTCATCGGCAGCAAGTGCAAGTACCAGAAAGAGTTCATACGGATAGTGATGCAAACGCTGGAAGCTGCCGGAGGCTTCAGTTTGGCGGACTTATTCCCGTCATGGCCGATAATTAAACTTCTCAGTGGCGCGACTTTCAAGATGCAGATGTTACACCGTGACATGGACGCGATCCTGAATAGCATCATTCAAGAGCGCAGAGAAAGGAAGTCCGCAAAgcaaccggaggaggaggaggaggaggaggccttggTCGATGTCATGCTGAGAGTTCAAGCTGAAGGTAGCCTGTCATTCCCCTTAGCAGACGAGGACATGAAAGCCATGATGCTG GATATGCTCGGTGGGGCCAGCGAGACCTCCGCAGGAATAATGGAGTGGGCCATGTCGGAGCTGATGAGGAATCCAAGAGTGATGCGGAAGTTGCAAGAGGAGGTGAGGGAGACTGTCGGAGAAAAGGGAAAGGTGACGGAGAAGGACATCAACGGAATGAACTACTTGAAACTGGTCATCAAGGAGACTCTGAGGCTGCACCCTCCTGTTCCTCTGCTGCTCCCCCGAGAGTGCCGGGAGACGTGCGAGGTTCTTGGTTACCAGATACCAGAGAAGACAAGAGTATTCGTGAACGTTTGGGCCTTGGGAAGGGATCCTCGATACTGGGACAGTCCCACTGAGTTTGAGCCAGAGAGATTCGAGAGGAGGAATTCCATGGTCGACTTCAAGGGAACCAACTTTGAGTTCTTACCTTTCGGGGCAGGCAGGAGGATATGCCCAGGGATGTCATTTGGTTTGAAGAGCATAGAGCTTTCCCTGGCTAGCCTTCTCTACAACTTTGATTGGGAGCTCCCATCGGGAAATGAAGGGATGCCCCAGGAGTTGGACATGAGCGAGACCTTCTCGATTACGTGCCGGAGGAAGTCGGACCTCTGCCTACGTGCCATCCCTCGTATTCCTTTCTCCATGACTTGA
- the LOC135639777 gene encoding desmethyl-deoxy-podophyllotoxin synthase-like gives MDFTNTAFLFSTLLFLFLLLLLKKNSSSRRASARLPPGPSNLPIVGSLHHLLGALPHQCFAALSKKFGPVMLLKLGEVPTLVVSSPDAAAEIMKTHDISFASRPTNLTLQSFTYGDRGIGFASYGSRWRELRKMSILELLSAKRVQSFRFIREEEVLNLVQSILLLSNTGSAVNLTRKFVLLSNDIAARSIIGSKCKYQKEFLRIITEALEAAGGFSLADLFPAWPIINVLSGMSSKLQRLHREIDAILNSIIQEHKERKSVEQPEEDLVDVMLRVQAEGGLSFPLADEYVKAIILDLLGGGSETSATILEWAMSELMRNPRVMRRVQEEVRETVGGKGKVTEEDIDGMNYLRLVIKETLRLHPPVPLLLPRECREASEVLGYQIPEKTRVFVNIWALGRDPQYWDNATEFEPERFEGRNSMVDFKGTNFQFLPFGAGRRMCPGMSFGLASLETTLASLIYHFDWELPTGDEQKYIELDMSETFLLSCKRRSELCLRAIPRIPL, from the exons ATGGATTTCACCAACACGGCGTTCCTTTTCTCCaccctcctctttctcttcctcctgctGCTACTCAAGAAGAACAGCTCCAGCCGACGAGCCAGTGCCAGACTGCCGCCCGGTCCATCTAATCTCCCTATCGTAGGCAGCTTGCACCATCTCCTTGGTGCCTTGCCTCATCAGTGCTTCGCTGCCTTGTCTAAGAAATTTGGCCCCGTCATGCTTCTAAAGCTTGGCGAGGTCCCTACCCTCGTCGTCTCCTCTCCCGACGCGGCTGCTGAGATCATGAAGACCCACGACATCAGCTTCGCCTCTCGGCCCACGAACTTGACTCTCCAGTCCTTCACGTACGGTGACAGGGGCATCGGCTTTGCCTCGTATGGATCCCGTTGGAGAGAGCTGCGCAAGATGAGCATCCTGGAACTATTGAGTGCCAAACGAGTCCAATCTTTTCGCTTTATCCGGGAAGAGGAGGTGCTTAATCTTGTGCAGTCGATTCTCCTGCTGTCCAACACCGGATCCGCTGTGAACCTCACTAGAAAATTTGTTCTGTTGTCTAATGACATAGCCGCGCGGTCCATCATCGGGAGCAAGTGCAAGTATCAGAAAGAGTTCCTACGGATAATAACGGAAGCGCTGGAAGCAGCGGGAGGCTTCAGCTTGGCCGACTTATTCCCGGCATGGCCGATAATTAACGTTCTCAGTGGCATGTCTTCCAAACTGCAGAGATTACACCGGGAAATAGATGCAATCTTGAATAGCATCATTCAAGAGCACAAAGAGAGGAAGTCCGTAGAGCAACCAGAGGAGGACTTGGTTGATGTCATGCTTAGAGTTCAAGCCGAAGGTGGCCTGTCATTTCCCCTCGCAGACGAGTACGTGAAAGCTATTATCCTG GATCTACTTGGTGGGGGCAGCGAGACTTCCGCAACAATACTGGAGTGGGCCATGTCGGAGCTGATGAGGAATCCAAGAGTGATGAGGAGGGTGCAAGAGGAGGTGAGGGAGACTGTCGGAGGAAAGGGAAAGGTGACAGAGGAAGACATCGACGGAATGAACTACTTGAGACTGGTAATCAAGGAGACTCTGAGGCTGCACCCTCCGGTTCCTCTGCTGCTCCCCCGAGAGTGCCGGGAGGCGAGTGAGGTTCTTGGTTACCAgataccagagaagacgagagtgttCGTGAACATTTGGGCCTTAGGAAGGGATCCTCAATACTGGGACAACGCGACTGAGTTCGAGCCAGAGAGATTCGAAGGGAGGAACTCGATGGTCGACTTCAAGGGAACCAACTTCCAGTTCCTACCTTTCGGAGCAGGAAGGAGGATGTGCCCGGGGATGTCATTTGGGTTGGCGAGCTTAGAGACTACCCTTGCCTCTCTTATCTACCACTTCGATTGGGAGCTCCCAACAGGAGATGAACAGAAGTATATCGAGTTGGACATGAGCGAGACTTTCTTATTGTCATGCAAGAGGAGGTCGGAGCTTTGTCTGCGTGCTATCCCTCGGATTCCTCTGTAA
- the LOC135639673 gene encoding cytochrome P450 71D10-like, whose product MLGGASETSAGIMEWAMSELMRNPRVMRKLQEEVRETVGEKGKVTEKDINGMNYLKLVIKETLRLHPPVPLLLPRECRETCEVLGYQIPEKTRVFVNVWALGRDPRYWDSPTEFEPERFERRNSMVDFKGTNFEFLPFGAGRRICPGMSFGLKSIELSLASLLYNFDWELPSGNEGMPQELDMSETFSITCRRKSDLCLRAIPRIPFSMT is encoded by the coding sequence ATGCTCGGTGGGGCCAGCGAGACCTCCGCAGGAATAATGGAGTGGGCCATGTCGGAGCTGATGAGGAATCCAAGAGTGATGCGGAAGTTGCAAGAGGAGGTGAGGGAGACTGTCGGAGAAAAGGGAAAGGTGACGGAGAAGGACATCAACGGAATGAACTACTTGAAACTGGTCATCAAGGAGACTCTGAGGCTGCACCCTCCTGTTCCTCTGCTGCTCCCCCGTGAGTGCCGGGAGACGTGCGAGGTTCTTGGTTACCAGATACCAGAGAAGACAAGAGTATTCGTGAACGTTTGGGCCTTGGGAAGGGATCCTCGATACTGGGACAGTCCCACTGAGTTTGAGCCAGAGAGATTCGAGAGGAGGAATTCCATGGTCGACTTCAAGGGAACCAACTTTGAGTTCTTACCTTTCGGGGCAGGCAGGAGGATATGCCCAGGGATGTCATTTGGTTTGAAGAGCATAGAGCTTTCCCTGGCTAGCCTTCTCTACAACTTTGATTGGGAGCTCCCATCGGGAAATGAAGGGATGCCCCAGGAGTTGGACATGAGCGAGACCTTCTCGATTACGTGCCGGAGGAAGTCGGACCTCTGCCTACGTGCCATCCCTCGTATTCCTTTCTCCATGACTTGA
- the LOC135641456 gene encoding uncharacterized protein LOC135641456 encodes MGYKENAAKRALRMTGQDVQPAVHFLVEEQARKILRKQENIQRQAEIFFDRDLAAQALRVNENEVKKALDLLTNPERNCALLDSSGADIEELVSLWYNRSSVVDAVRRSCTKDDALKLLVGANSEDSQHAIINQPKDDQGPSAALANEDKMDLGGEHKYERDEAVEDELAKELTGDPLADYDAEVMKEGEAIAKYLALLDSKANAT; translated from the exons ATGGGTTACAAAGAAAATGCAGCGAAAAGGGCCCTAAGAATGACCGGTCAAGACGTTCAGCCAGCAGTTCATTTCCTGGTTGAAGAGCAAGCTAGGAAAATACTCAGGAAACAGGAGAACATTCAGCGACAAGCGGAGATTTT TTTTGATAGAGATCTTGCTGCACAGGCTCTTAGGGTGAACGAAAATGAAGTTAAAAAAGCATTAGATCTGTTGACAAATCCTGAAAGAAATTGTGCCCTTCTG GATTCCTCAGGTGCAGACATCGAGGAATTAGTATCCTTGTGGTATAACCGATCATCAG TTGTGGATGCTGTGCGAAGGTCATGTACCAAGGATGATGCGTTGAAACTTCTTGTCGGAGCAAATTCAGAGGACAGCCAGCATGCTATAATCAACCAACCGAAAGATGATCAAGGGCCATCAGCCGCTTTAGCTAATGAAGATAAAATGGATCTGGGAGGAGAACACAAATATGAGAGAGACGAAGCCGTGGAAGACGAGCTTGCGAAAGAACTGACCGGTGATCCATTGGCAGACTACGACGCGGAAGTAATGAAAGAAGGAGAGGCCATAGCAAAGTATTTGGCCCTTCTGGATTCAAAAGCCAATGCAACATAG